Below is a window of Shinella sp. PSBB067 DNA.
ACGGCCGCGGCTGCCGCAGCGGGCCGGATTTCCAGCGCGCCCGTTCGCCGCAGATGCCGCGCGGTCACCAGCCGGGCGCCGGAGCGGCAGGCATCCAGCCGCAGGGCAAAGGGCACGACGACGAGATCCGCCCCGTCGCAGGCCGTGCCGAGGAAGGCGGTGTCCTCCAGCGTGACGATCCGCCAGCCGCTCGGCGAGACGGCAGCGCAGAAGGCTTTCGTTTCGCAGACGAAACCGGGGCCTTTTCCCGCCGCATCGAGAGCCGCGGTGAGGGCATCCCTCGCCTTCTGCCGATCCGCCTTGCGCCGCGGTCGCTTTCCTTCTGGCGCTCCCGCCGGCTTTTCCCCGGCATCCTCCAGCGTCAGGCCCGCCGTCTTGCGCATGTCCGGTTTGACGAGTTCGCCGAGCCGGAGCGCCCGGCGCCATTGATCGTAGACGAAACCCGGCGGCCGGGCTCGGTTCGTCGCCACCCTGGCGCCATCGAGAACGGCGACGAGGCGGCCGTCCTCCGACACCAGCACCTCGGGATGCGGACGCCCGTCGGGCCAGCATGCAATGCCGATGCCCAGCACGACCAGCAAGGTGCCCGCGTGACGCAGCCTAGTGCGTAGGATGCAGAGCAGGCCGCCGCCGACGCCGATCAGCAGGAAGGCGAGCGGCGGAATGCGGCCGATGACGATCTCGCCCTTCCAACTGGCGACCCAGTTCGACATCGCGATCATCCAATCGATCCCCTTGCCCATGATGACGAAGGGAATGGCGTCGAGGCCGAAGGGCATGAGCAGCACCGCCATCAGCCCGAACGGCATGACGATGGCGCTGATGACCGGCATGGCCAGGAGGTTCCCGGCAAGCCCGTAGGCGGGAATGCGATGGAAATGGCCGACCGAATAGATGAGCGTGGAAAGGCTGCCGATCAGCGAGGAGAGAAGCAGTCCGCCGAAGAAGCGGCCCGCCGAGCCGCCGAGGAGCTGGAAACGCCCGCCCCGGCTTTCGCGGCGAACCGGACGCTCGCGCCAGGCCGCATAGCCGGCGACGAGGCCGAGCGTCGCCGCGTAGGACATCTGGAAGCCGGGATTGGTGACGGCCGAGGGCGTGACGATGAGGATGAGGATCGCCGAGATCGCCACGTTGCGCAGGCTGATCGCCGAACGGCCGAACATCACCGCGACGAGCATGACGCAGATCATGATCCATGAGCGCACGGCCGAGATCGCCCCGCCCGAGACGAGGATGTAGAGCGTCACCATGACGAGCGCCCCGGCTGCTGCGATCTTCTTGGTGGGATAGCGTTCGGCAAAGCCGGGGATCAGCGCCATCAGCCCGCGCGCACCGACGAGGAAGGTCCCGGCGGCCAGCACCATGTTGAGCCCGGAAATGGCGAGCACATGGGTCAGCCCCGCCTGCCGCAGCGCCTCCACCGTCTCCGCGCTGATCGCCCGCTGCTCCGCCGTCACGAGCGCCGCGGCGATCGCCCCCGCGTCCCCGCCGATGCGGCCGCGTATATGCTCGGTCAGGCTGTTGCGCCATGTCGCAATCTCGCGGCGGACCCGCCCCTCCAGCCCGGTTTCGGTGCCCGCCATGGCGGTCGGAGCCCTGTAGAAATAGCCGACGGCGCCGGTCCCCGCGAAATAGGCGTCGAACGCGAAATCGTTGAGCCCGGCGAGCGACGGGCCGGAGGGCGGGCCGAGGCGCGCGCGCCCCGTTATGCCGCTGCCGATGGCGATGGGGTCATGCGTGCTGCGCGCAAGCACTGTCACCACACCCGGTGCACGTTTCAGGACAGGCCCCTGCGTCGTCTCCAGCGCGATGCGATAGCGGATCGCCCCGCGCGCGTCGCTTTCGCGTGACAGCACCCGGCCGCCGATCTCGGTCGTTACCGGAGCGTCCAGGATGATCGTATCGAGCCGCGCGCTTTCGAGGGCGGCAAGCAGCATTCCGACCGGAACGAGGAACGCCGCGCCCGCGGCAAGCGCCGGCCACCCCTCCCGGTGGCGAAGGCGCCAGGCCGGCAGGAGCGCCGCGAGCGCCACGAGGATCATGGCGAGCGGCGACGGATCGGCTGCGGCGGCAAACCAGAGCGCAGCGCCCGCCCCCATGAAGACAGGCACGAACAGGAAGAAATGGCCGTGCGCCCGCTCCTCGGCAAAGGCAGCGGCAAGGGCATGCCGCCCTGTCGCATCGCTGCGAAGCTGGCCCGCCACCCGCAGCACGGCGGCAAACGGCGCCCGGCGAGGCGGCGCCCGATGGCCGGAAACCGCAGGCAGGGCGCTTGCCTCGGCCGCCGTCCGCCAGCCATGGGCCTCGGCCGCCTCTCCCCGCTCCTCGACTTTCCCCTCGGCCATTCGTCCCGGCCCCGTTCACCTCTCTCACTGTGCAATCGATTGGCGAGACTTTCAATCGGCAGTAGGCGGTAAAATTGCTAAGGCAGACAGAAAGGATGCTACCTCCGCAATTTGGCGGACACTCTCAAAGGTTGCTTGCAACTTCATGGAAACGGTAGATATTGCGTTGCCGGAAAGCCTGTTTCCGCAATGCACAATTTGCCTTTCGTATCGCTTGGCAGGGCACCGTAAATGGGCTAGCAAAACGAGCATGTTCATGGTCGCGGCACGGGACGTGTGCCGCCCATTCGAAACAACGGAGGATCGTTATGACAGGAAAAAGCGCGGATGTATCGGTCGGCGGCAAGTCAGTGGAACTGCCGACGCGATCCGGGACGATCGGCCCCGATGTGATCGACATCGGCACGCTCTACAAGAATACCGGCACCTTCACCTACGACCCCGGCTTCACCTCCACCGCCTCGTGCGAATCGAAGATCACCTATATCGATGGCGACGAAGGTGTTCTGCTGCATCGCGGCTATCCCATCGAACAACTGGCCGAACACGGCGATTTTCTGGAAGTCTGCTACCTCCTGTTGTACGGCGAATTGCCGACGAAGACCCAGAAGGACGATTTCGACTATCGCGTCACGCACCACACCATGGTGCACGAGCAGATGTCGAAGTTCTTCACCGGCTTCCGCCGTGACGCCCATCCGATGGCCGTGATGTGCGGCGTCGTCGGTGCGCTCTCGGCCTTCTACCACGACTCGACCGACATCACCGACCCGCACCAGCGCATGGTCGCCTCGCTGCGCATGATCGCCAAGATGCCGACGATCGCCGCCATGGCCTTCAAGTACCATATCGGCCAGCCCTTCGTTTACCCGAAGAACGACCTCGACTATGCGTCGAACTTCCTGCGCATGTGTTTCGCCGTTCCCTGCGAGGACTATGTCGCGAACCCGGTTCTGGCCCGCGCCATGGACCGCATCTTCATCCTGCACGCCGACCACGAGCAGAACGCCTCGACCTCGACCGTCCGCCTCGCGGGCTCGTCGGGCGCCAATCCGTTTGCCTGCATCGCGGCCGGCATCGCCTGCCTGTGGGGCCCGGCCCATGGCGGCGCCAACGAGGCAGCGCTCAACATGCTCGCCGAAATCGGCTCGGTCGACCGCATTCCGGAATATATCGCCCGCGCCAAGGACAAGAACGATCCGTTCCGCCTGATGGGCTTCGGCCACCGCGTCTACAAGAACTATGACCCGCGCGCCCGCATCATGCAGAAGACGACGCACGAGGTTCTCGGCGAGCTCGGCATCAAGGACGACCCGATGCTGGAAGTGGCGATGGAGCTGGAGCGCATCGCGCTGACGGACGAGTATTTCGTCGAGAAGAAGCTCTATCCGAACATCGACTTCTATTCCGGCATCACGCTGAAGGCGCTGGGCTTCCCCACCACCATGTTCACCGTGCTCTTCGCGCTCGCCCGCACGGTCGGCTGGATCGCCCAGTGGAACGAGATGATCGAAGACCCGGAACAGCGCATCGGCCGCCCGCGCCAGCTCTATGTCGGCGCACCCAAGCGCGACTACCTGCCAGTCTCCAAGCGCTGATCTCGGCAAGCGACAGCAAAAAGCCCGGTCAGTTTCGACCGGGCTTTTTTGTTGCGAGAAGATCGAGGATCACCGTCGCGCCGGTTTCGCCGGGCGGGCGGGCGGTCTGCATGCGGGCCTCTACGAGAGCGTAGCCTTCCAGCATGGCCCGGCGCTCGGTCGTGTCAGTGGAAAGACGCTCGAACCAGCGCGTCAGGACTCCCGGCCGCACCTGCTCGTTGAGATATTCCGGCACGACGGCATAATCGGCGATGAGGTTGGGAATGGCCGCCGTCCAGATTTTCACCCTGCGCAGGAAGAAATTGGCGATCCAGTCGAAGCGATAGGTCGACACGACGGGCACGCCAGCGAGCGCAAGTTCCAGGATGACCGTGCCGGAGGCCGCGATCGCCGCGTCGGCGGCAGCGAATGCCGCCCACTTGTCCTGCGTCGATACGGTGATCTCAGGCGGCGCCGGCCAGTCCGCCGTCAGCCGCCGCACCAGCGGCTCCTGCCGCGGCACGGTGGGCAGCAGGAAGCGGATATCGGCATGGCGCGCGCAAAGCTCCTTCGCCATCTCGCCGAACACCGGAAGGAGGCGGCCGATCTCCGTGCTGCGCGAACCGGGCAGGAGAAGGCAGGTCTTCCCGCCAGGCCCGCCCCCGGGCCGCGCAAGCCGTGCGGCGCGCACCCGTTGGATGTCCGCATCGCCGACCAGCCGGTGGCCGACATAGGTGGTGGCCGGACCGCCGAGCCGCTCCATCGCCGCCGGCTCGAACGGCAGCAGGGCGAGCACATGGTCGACATAGGCGCGCATGCGCGGCGCCCGCTCTTCCTTCCAGGCCCAGACGCTGGGGCAGACATAGTTGACGACAGGCAGGTCCGGCAGTGCCTTGCGGACGCGCCGGGCGACGCGATGGGTGAAATCCGGGCTGTCGATGATGATCAGCACGTCCGGGCGCGCGGCGATCAAGGCGTCCGCCGTCTGGCGGATGCGGCGCAGCAGCGACGGCAGGCGCTTCAGCACCTGCGAGATGCCCATGATGGAGAGTTCGGAGAAGTCGAAGAGGGATTTCAGCCCCTGCCGCTCCAGCGCCTCGCCGCCGACACCGACGAGCTCGATCGGCCCGCCATGGGCCGCGCGCAGCGCCGCCACGAGATCGCCGCCAAGCAGGTCCCCGGAGACCTCGCCGGCAATGACGCCGACACTGATCGGTTCTCTCGTCATGGCGCATTCTCCGTTCTGTCCGGCAGGATGCCCGTCACGAAGAGGCCGGCCGCATCCGCCTGCGCAACGAGTGTCTCGCGCTCCAGTATCAGCGAGCGGCCCGCCTCCACGGCGATGCCCGCGAGCCCCGCCGCCTTCGCCCGGCGCAGGGTTTCGAGGCCGATCGACGGCAGGTCGGCGCGCAGGTCCTGCCCCGGCTTGCACAGCTTGACGAGAACGCCCTTGCGGCGCTGGGAAATGCGGCCCGCCGCGCGAAGCTGCGCCACGCGCTCCAGCATCCCGTCCGTGCCCTCCGCGCCCTCCAGCGCCACCACGCGGCCGCCGACGGCGACGGCGCCCTGCCCCACGTCCAGCCGGCCGAGCGCCAGGGCCGCAGCAGCGGCCGCCGCGATGTCGGCCTCGGCCGCGCTGTCCGGCACGACGGCGCCGAGCGGCCCCTCGCTTCCGAGGAGATCCGGCACGATCTCATGGGCGCCGACGACACGCACGCCCTCGCCCTCTATGAGGCGGATGACCATTTTCAGGACAGCATCGTCGCCGCCCTTCAGCAAGGTGCGGACGACGGAGGGAATGGCGAGCAGCGCCGTGAAGGGCGCATGGATATCGCGCCATTCCGGCCGGCGGCGCACCCAGCCGGACAGGACGGCGCGGCCGATGCCGTGGCGACGGAACGCAGCGCCGATACCGGCATAGTTTCCGATGGAGATCACTTCGTGGTCGTAACCCGACCAGTCGTCGCCCGATTCGTTGCTGAGCGCCAGGATATAGGGGCTTTCCCCGCGGGCACGGGCGGCATCGGCGACGTACCGCGGCAGCATGCCGCCGCCGGCAATGATGGCCAGCCGGTCGCGCGCTTCGGGCCGGCTTTCCGCCATGACGGTCAGCCCTTGCCCCGGTTGGGAGACGAAAGGGCCCGGTCGCTTTCCGCGGCGATGAAATCGAGGATCTGCATGGCCGGAGCGCTCTCCGCATATTCCTCGCGGATCGCGGCGGCATTGACGCGGATGGATCCTTCGCCCTCGAAGATCTGCTTGAAGGCGCGGCGAACCTGATGGATCGTCGCCTTGTCCATGCCGGCACGCGACATGCCCACGACATTGAGGCCGCCGAGGATGCCGGGATTGCCGTTCAGCATGCCGTAGGGGATGACGTCGTAGGACACGGCCGAAAGACCGCCGATGAAGGCCTGGCGGCCGATGCGGGTGAACTGGTGCACGGCGGAGCCGCCGCCGAGAATGACGCGATCCTCGATCTTCACATGGCCGGCGAGCATGACGTTGTTCGACAGGATGATATGGTCGCCCAGGATGCAATCGTGCGCGACATGCGAATTGGCGAGGAAGAGATTGTTGTTGCCGACGACCGTCCGGCCGCCGCCCTCGGTCGTGCCGGCATTCATCGTCACGCCTTCGCGGATCACGCACAGGTCGCCGACGTCGAGCGTCGTCTCGGCGCCGTCGTGATGCACGCTCTGCGGATCGCCGCCGATGACGGCATTGGGGAAGATGCGCGTGCCACGCCCGATGACGGTACGGCCTGTGACCACCACATGCGTCAGAAGCTCCACGCCATCCTTGAGAACGACCTTCGGCCCGACATGGCAGAAGGGACCGACGACGACGTTCTCACCGATGACCGCCCCGTCCTCGACGACGGAGAGCGGATGGATCTTCGCACTGGCGGCAATCATTTTAAGGCGTCTTCCTTTTTCACGATCATCGCGCCGATATCAGCTTCGGCGGCAAGTTGCCCATCAACTTTTGCATCGCAGTGAAACTTCCAGATATTGCCGCGCTGCTTCTGCTTCGTGACGTGGAACTCCACGCGGTCGCCGGGCACGACCGGCTTGCGGAAACGGGCATTGTCGATCGTCATGAAATAGACGAGGTTCGATCCCGTGCCGGCCTTGCGCGCGCAGATCGCGCCCGCCGTCTGCGCCATGCCCTCGACGAGCAGGACGCCGGGCATGATCGGGTGATCGGGAAAGTGTCCCATGAAATGCGGCTCGTTCACCGTCACGTTCTTGATGCCGATGGCCGAATCGTCCCCGTCGATCTCGATGATCTTGTCGACCAGCAGGAAGGGATAGCGGTGGGGAAGAAGCGTGAGGATTTCACGCAGGTCCGCCACGCCGAGCGTTGCCCTGGTTTCTTCACTCATCATTGCCCCCCTTCTTCTGGACTCGAGTGCTGGAACGCATGACGATTTCCGCCATGTCGCGAAGGAAATCACGCATCGGACGGGCGGGAATACCGCCGTATTTCTCGCCCGCCGGAATATCGGCGACCACGCCGCTCATGGCGGCGATCTGCACGCCGTCGCCGATGGTGATGTGGCCGTTGATGCCCGAGGCGCCGCCGATCATCACGCCGTCGCCGATCCGCGTGCTGCCGGCGATGCCGACCTTGCTGACGATGCCGCAATGGCGGCCGATGCGCACGTTGTGGCCCACCTGCACCTGATTGTCGATCTTGGTGCCCTCGCCGATCACGGTATCGTCCATCGTGCCGCGGTCGACCGTCGTGTTCGCGCCGATCTCGACATTGTCCTGGATGATGACGCGGCCGATCTGGACGATCTTGATCATGCCGGGCTTCAGGCCCGGCGCATAGCCGAAGCCGTCCTGGCCGATGCGGGCGCCGGGATGGATGATGACATTGTTGCCGACAAGCGCATATTGAATGGTGACGCCCGCGGCGATCGTGCAGTTGCGGCCGATCCGCACGCCGGCGCCGATGACCGCGCCGGGGCCGATATGCGTGCCCTCGCCGATCTCCGCGCCCTTGCCGATGACCGCCATGGGTTCGACCGTCACGCCGGGTTCGAGCCGCGCCGCCGGGTCGACATAGGCGCCCGGAGCTACCCCGGCAGGCGCGGAGGTCATTGCCTCCGGCCGCATGGCCGCCGGATGCAGCAGTGCGCCGGCCATGGCGAAAGCTGTATGCGGGCGCGCGGAAATCAGCACGGCGATATGCGCGGGAACCAGCGCGGCGAGCGGGCGCTCGCAAAGGATCGCCGTCGCCTGGCTCGTATCGAGCTCGGCGCGAAGCTTGCGGGAGAGGATGTAACAGAGATCGCCGTCTTTCGCCCGGCTTACGGGCGATACGTTGCGCACGACCCGGTCGGCCTGTGCAGCATCGGCAAGCTCCGCCCCAAGCGCGACCGCAAGGTCACCCAGACGGATACCGTCATGGGGCGGAAAAAACCAGTTATGCTCCATCGGCGCACTCCAGAACGTTCATGTTCTCACAGTTCTGGGCGCAAATCGTCAGAACTGGGTCGCAATGCCGAACTTGAAGCGCTGAACTTCGTCGAACTCTTCCTTCTTGATCGGAACCGCGTAGTCGAACCGCAGCGGACCGAACGGTGAAGCCCAGATGATGCTGGCGCCGACGGAGGCACGCAGGCTCATGTCGGTGCCCTTAACGTTGTCAGTGGGGTCAACCTTGACCTTGTTGCCGTAAAGCGTTCCAGCATCGACAAAGACCGCACCACGGAAGCCGGAGTCCCGGGGAACCATCGGAAGCGGGAACGAAGCCTCAGCCGACGCCGTGAAATAGGTCGTACCGCCGATAGCATCTCCGGTTGCGGTCGCACGCGGGCCGATACCACTCGATTCGAAACCCCGAAGTTCCGAAGCCGAAAGCGTGAACTGATCAAAGACACGCGTCTCACCACCAGTACCCCACAGATGACCACCACCGACGGCGATGGAGCCGATAACGTCCGCATCATCAAGCAAGGTATAGAAGTAGCGCGCCTTACCCGTGATCTTGTAATAATCCGAATCTCCACCGACGCCAGCGAACTCCTGGGTCACTTGCGCAAAGATACCGTCACGAGGCATCGTCCGATCATCAATCGTATCATAGGTCAGGCTATGAGAGATGGAAGAACGAACCCAAGGCCCACCATGAATGGCAGCCCAATACGGCGTCGCAAGTCGCGTATCGTTATTCGGCAGGGCGGAGTCATACTCCAGCTTCGCATAATTATACTTGAACGTCGTCGACAAATCTTCCGTGATCGGAGCCGTCACGCGCAACGTGAAGCCCTGCGTATCTACGCTATAATTGCTCTCGCTCTTGTCCTCGTTCTTGAAGACGTCAAAGCCTGCGGCAAGACGGTAGCCGAGGAAGTACGGTTCCGTGAAGGACAGGCTGTAATCACGCGAATCCTTACCGCCGCCGGCAGCAATGCGGATGTACTGGCCGCGGCCGAGGAAGTTCTTTTCCTCGATCGATGCTTCCAGCTTGAAGCCACCCTTGTTCCCCGTCTCGTAACCGCCGCCGATGCCGAACGAACCGGTCGACTGGTCCTGCACGTCGACGACCAGGACGACACGGTCGGATTCGCTGCCCGGAGCCGTCGTGATGTTGACGCTGGAGAAGTAGCCCAGCGCTTCGAGGCGGCGCTTGGCGCGTGCAACGACTTCCTGGTTGAAGGCGTCGCCTTCACCGATGTCGAACTCGCGGCGGATGACGTAGTCGCGCGTGCGGGTGTTGCCGCGGATTTCGATGCGCTCGACATAGGCGCGCTCGCCCTGGTCGACGAGATAGTCGACGGCGATCGTGCCGTTGCCGAGATCACGGTTGCCGCGCGGCGTCACGCGGGCGAAGGGATAGCCCTGCGCCGCGACGCGCTGCGAGATCTCGGACATCGTCTCCTGGACATCCTTGGCGCGGTAGACCTTGCCCGGACGCGATTCGATCAGGCCCTTCAGCTCTTCCGAGTCGAGGCCCTCGACCGTCGATTCGACGTTCACGTCGCCGAAATTGTAGCGCTGGCCTTCCTCGACCGTGAAGGTCACGACATATTCGTTCGACGCCTCGTCGAGAACGGCCTCGGACGAGATGACGCGGAAGTCGGCATAGCCGTTGTTGAAGTAGAACTGGCGCAGTGCCTCTTCGTCGGCGCGCAGCTTCTCCTGGCTGTAGACGTCCTTGCGGGTCAGGAAGGAGAGGAAGTTCGACTTCTTGGTGAGGATGACGGAGCGCAGGCGTCCGTTGCTGTAGGCTTCGTTGCCGACGAAGTTGATCTGCGAGATCTTCGTGCGGTCGCCCTCGTCCACCACGAAGGCGACGTTCACACGGCCGTTGCCGAGCGGATAGGTCTGCGTGGTGACGGTTGCGTCGCTGCGGCCGATGGCGGCATAGGCGTCGCGGATCGCCTGCTTGTCGGCTTCGATCGTCGTCTCATTGTATGGGCCGAGCGAGCGCGAGCGGAGGACGCCCTGCAGCTTGTCGTCCTTGATCTTGCGGTTGCCGTTGATGACGACTTCGTTGATCAGCTGGTTCTCATTGACGGTCACGACGAGCGTGCCGCCGGAAACCGAGATGCGGACGTCGGAGAAGTAGCCGGTCGCATAGAGGCGACGGACGGATTCGTCGATGTCGGCATTGGAGAAGGTCTTGCCGGGCTGGATCGCGAGATTGGCCTTGACCGTATTGGCGCTGACGCGATCGGCGCCATGCACCTGGATGTTCCGGACGACGGCCGCCTGGGCGACGCCGGCAGAGACAAGCGTGGCAACAGAGCCGCCCGTGACAACCATACTCGCCGACAGTGCAACGGCAGACACGGCGTTCAAAAAGTTTGAACCAGCTTTCATCTTCACAACTTACCTTCGTTTCAACGTCCGGCATGCATGCCCGATTCCGGACACGATTGCCGTTTTAACCGCTTTTGCCATACAAGCAAGGTCACGCGTTAATTTCTGTTTACTTCAATTCGAACCGTGGCCCGTAGGCCACTAATTGCTTTTGATCACGGTAAACAGACCGTTAGCATCACCCGGTTTCAGGCCGCGGCCTCCCTGTTCGATCCTGCCGGCCCCATGCCGGCTGCCTTCATCCCAGAAGCATCGATATGTCGTTCCAGGTCGCAAAGACCATCAGCATGAGCACCAGCGCCATGCCGATGCGGAATGCGATCTCCTGCGCCCCGGGCCCGACAGGCCTGCCCCGGACAGCCTCCACCGCATAGAACATCAGATGGCCGCCATCAAGTACCGGAACCGGCATCAGATTCAAAAGTCCAATGGAAACAGACAGAACGGCGGCAAGTTGCAGCAATGCGGCAACACCGAGCGTCGCCATCTGGCCGGATGCCTGCGCCACGCGGATCGGCCCGCCGAGCTGATCGGCCTTCATGCGGCCCGTCAGGAGGTTCGACAGATAGTCGAATGTGCCCGTCACGATATGCCAGCTCTGCAGGGTGCCCTGCCCGACGGCCTCCACGGGTCCGTATTCCACGATCCGGAAATTGCCGGTCTCCTGGTTGGTGACGATGCCGATCAGGCCGAGCTCGATCTTGTTGCCGAACTGATCCGTGATCTCGCTGCGCTCCGGCACCATGGGAAGGTCGATGTCGGCGCCGTCGCGGCGCACGGTGACGACGATCCTGAGTTCCGGGCGAACGCTGACATAGCGGCGCACGTCGTCGAAGGTGGCGACCGGCTGCCCGTCGAGCGCGACGAGAAGGTCTCCCGGTCGGACGCCCGCCGCTTCCGCGGCGCTGCCGGGCCGCACTTCCGCAACGACCGGATCGGCCACCTGGCGGCCGTAGATGGAGAACATCACGGCAAAGATGGCGATGGCCAGGATGAAATTGGCGATCGGCCCGGCAGCGACCGTCACGGCCCTTTTCCACAGGGCGGCGCCGAGGAAGGTGCGCTTGCGCACGTCCTCGGGCAGGGCCGACACGGCGTCATAGTCGGGGATGGAGGCCGGATCGTCGTCGCCGAGGAACTTCACATAGCCGCCGAGCGGAATCGCCGAAAGCTTCCAGCGCGTGCCGTGCCGGTCGGTGAAACCGATGAGCTCCGGCCCGAATCCCACGGAAAACGCCGTGACGCCGATGCCCGACCAGCGGCCGGCGAGATAGTGGCCCATCTCGTGCACGAAGACG
It encodes the following:
- the bamA gene encoding outer membrane protein assembly factor BamA, encoding MKAGSNFLNAVSAVALSASMVVTGGSVATLVSAGVAQAAVVRNIQVHGADRVSANTVKANLAIQPGKTFSNADIDESVRRLYATGYFSDVRISVSGGTLVVTVNENQLINEVVINGNRKIKDDKLQGVLRSRSLGPYNETTIEADKQAIRDAYAAIGRSDATVTTQTYPLGNGRVNVAFVVDEGDRTKISQINFVGNEAYSNGRLRSVILTKKSNFLSFLTRKDVYSQEKLRADEEALRQFYFNNGYADFRVISSEAVLDEASNEYVVTFTVEEGQRYNFGDVNVESTVEGLDSEELKGLIESRPGKVYRAKDVQETMSEISQRVAAQGYPFARVTPRGNRDLGNGTIAVDYLVDQGERAYVERIEIRGNTRTRDYVIRREFDIGEGDAFNQEVVARAKRRLEALGYFSSVNITTAPGSESDRVVLVVDVQDQSTGSFGIGGGYETGNKGGFKLEASIEEKNFLGRGQYIRIAAGGGKDSRDYSLSFTEPYFLGYRLAAGFDVFKNEDKSESNYSVDTQGFTLRVTAPITEDLSTTFKYNYAKLEYDSALPNNDTRLATPYWAAIHGGPWVRSSISHSLTYDTIDDRTMPRDGIFAQVTQEFAGVGGDSDYYKITGKARYFYTLLDDADVIGSIAVGGGHLWGTGGETRVFDQFTLSASELRGFESSGIGPRATATGDAIGGTTYFTASAEASFPLPMVPRDSGFRGAVFVDAGTLYGNKVKVDPTDNVKGTDMSLRASVGASIIWASPFGPLRFDYAVPIKKEEFDEVQRFKFGIATQF
- the rseP gene encoding RIP metalloprotease RseP; translation: MDMLAGSLGFVTGYIVPFLIVLTLIVFVHEMGHYLAGRWSGIGVTAFSVGFGPELIGFTDRHGTRWKLSAIPLGGYVKFLGDDDPASIPDYDAVSALPEDVRKRTFLGAALWKRAVTVAAGPIANFILAIAIFAVMFSIYGRQVADPVVAEVRPGSAAEAAGVRPGDLLVALDGQPVATFDDVRRYVSVRPELRIVVTVRRDGADIDLPMVPERSEITDQFGNKIELGLIGIVTNQETGNFRIVEYGPVEAVGQGTLQSWHIVTGTFDYLSNLLTGRMKADQLGGPIRVAQASGQMATLGVAALLQLAAVLSVSIGLLNLMPVPVLDGGHLMFYAVEAVRGRPVGPGAQEIAFRIGMALVLMLMVFATWNDISMLLG